From a single Fulvivirga ulvae genomic region:
- a CDS encoding M15 family metallopeptidase, whose translation MIRYSSVILTLLILACSPNKKDTAERIPDPPKEEAVIAEQDALKTEEVVEKTMLYDSSFVNLQKYADGFSYEMKYATADNFLKEKVYPCAECLVRKEVAEALVSANNELLGKGFRIKFFDCYRPLDVQKAMWEIFPNAKYVANPNTSASIHNRGAAVDITLEDLKGNQLDMGTAFDFFGQEAHHAYTNLPDTVLANRQLLKSTMENNGFRAITTEWWHYSFKSKFSYEPSNFKFECGE comes from the coding sequence ATGATCAGATACTCTTCAGTGATATTAACGCTACTGATATTGGCTTGCTCTCCCAATAAAAAGGATACCGCAGAGAGAATTCCCGATCCGCCCAAGGAAGAGGCAGTGATTGCAGAGCAAGATGCTCTTAAAACTGAGGAGGTAGTAGAAAAAACAATGCTGTATGATTCCAGCTTTGTAAACCTGCAAAAATATGCTGATGGATTTTCATATGAAATGAAGTATGCTACGGCAGATAATTTTCTAAAAGAGAAGGTCTACCCATGTGCCGAGTGCCTGGTAAGGAAGGAAGTAGCCGAAGCATTGGTCAGTGCCAATAACGAATTACTAGGCAAGGGTTTCAGAATAAAATTCTTTGATTGTTACCGCCCGTTGGATGTTCAGAAAGCCATGTGGGAAATATTTCCGAATGCAAAGTACGTCGCCAACCCAAATACTTCGGCATCGATACACAATAGAGGAGCTGCCGTAGATATCACCCTGGAAGACCTAAAAGGCAACCAGCTTGATATGGGCACTGCTTTCGATTTCTTCGGTCAGGAGGCTCATCACGCTTATACCAACCTCCCCGATACCGTGCTGGCCAACCGACAACTCTTAAAGTCAACGATGGAAAACAATGGTTTCAGGGCCATTACTACAGAATGGTGGCACTATAGCTTCAAAAGTAAGTTCAGCTATGAGCCTTCAAATTTCAAATTTGAATGTGGGGAATGA
- a CDS encoding AraC family transcriptional regulator, with protein sequence MNYQTFQPHPDLESLISCYWTLEVPADTDAQRQRIVPDGCIEMAFILGDDIKRYTVGDEFILQPRAMVLGQTMEPFYIEPTGHVDTFAVRFYPYGFANFVTTPIKALANKETPIESLFGEKAQVLEQRIIQATDIRQRIEIVEGFLFEILNDQTTIDNIVKTTVDTLFSTQGRVTISSILKNDPSKRRQLERKFLKQIGISPKQLGKVIRLQAALKMLLDEKEQNLTSVAYESEYYDQSHFIKDFREFTGTSPKELLGDESMLLSRLFYK encoded by the coding sequence ATGAATTACCAAACCTTTCAGCCTCATCCCGACTTAGAGTCTCTCATTAGCTGTTACTGGACATTGGAAGTGCCTGCTGATACTGATGCGCAAAGGCAGCGTATTGTGCCTGATGGTTGTATTGAAATGGCATTTATACTTGGCGATGACATAAAACGGTATACAGTAGGGGACGAGTTCATCCTGCAACCCCGGGCGATGGTACTTGGGCAAACGATGGAGCCGTTTTACATAGAACCCACAGGGCATGTCGACACTTTTGCAGTTCGTTTTTACCCTTATGGTTTTGCCAACTTTGTAACTACTCCCATTAAGGCCTTAGCCAATAAAGAAACCCCAATTGAATCATTGTTCGGGGAAAAGGCTCAAGTTCTGGAACAAAGAATAATACAGGCAACAGACATCAGGCAGCGAATAGAAATTGTTGAAGGTTTTTTGTTTGAAATACTGAATGATCAGACGACCATCGACAATATAGTGAAAACAACTGTTGATACCCTTTTCTCGACCCAAGGAAGAGTCACGATTAGCTCAATCCTTAAAAACGACCCATCTAAACGAAGGCAACTTGAAAGAAAATTTCTGAAACAGATCGGTATCAGCCCAAAGCAGTTAGGCAAAGTAATCCGGCTGCAGGCAGCTTTAAAAATGCTGCTGGATGAAAAGGAACAAAACCTTACCAGTGTTGCATACGAAAGTGAATACTATGACCAATCGCACTTTATTAAGGATTTCAGGGAATTCACAGGAACCAGCCCGAAAGAGCTGCTCGGCGATGAGAGCATGCTTCTCTCACGGCTTTTCTATAAATAA
- a CDS encoding response regulator transcription factor yields the protein MQGKLALPGVNLHVIDHWLQEEGHGVCEVGEVLPCIFCIIKSDLTLEYLNPAGFEWLNIQSKSFLYINESWLERSNKNAALKDFLDQLKPHLSKPDTEDVFHDLLRVWFPSESEYKLCLISAKKSVALGELIVMMQPLSDIHYLRQKIGRLADEEAFYLDNYSKFKQLTNREIEIISLLSKGMNNPQISRELNISRKTVEQHRKNINKKLHTNSFVELIKYAQVFDLQD from the coding sequence ATGCAAGGTAAGTTGGCTTTACCGGGTGTTAATCTGCATGTGATTGATCATTGGCTGCAGGAAGAGGGGCATGGTGTTTGTGAAGTTGGTGAGGTATTGCCTTGCATCTTTTGTATCATTAAATCAGATCTGACACTGGAATATCTCAATCCTGCGGGCTTCGAATGGTTAAACATTCAGTCCAAAAGCTTTCTTTATATCAATGAAAGCTGGTTGGAACGATCCAATAAAAATGCTGCTTTAAAAGATTTTTTGGATCAGCTAAAGCCTCATTTATCCAAGCCTGATACTGAAGATGTATTCCATGATTTACTACGTGTTTGGTTTCCCTCCGAATCAGAGTACAAGCTTTGCCTTATCTCAGCTAAAAAATCAGTGGCCTTGGGCGAATTGATTGTAATGATGCAACCGTTATCAGATATACATTATCTCAGGCAAAAAATAGGAAGGTTGGCAGATGAGGAAGCTTTCTATCTGGATAACTACAGCAAATTCAAACAATTGACCAACAGAGAAATAGAAATTATAAGCCTACTGTCTAAAGGCATGAATAACCCTCAGATATCCAGAGAGTTAAATATTAGCCGAAAGACAGTCGAGCAGCATCGAAAGAATATAAATAAAAAACTGCATACCAACTCATTTGTTGAACTGATCAAGTATGCCCAGGTTTTTGATCTTCAGGATTAG
- a CDS encoding VOC family protein yields the protein MKRTKHIALAAMLSFAFATGFSQSKPDNETLKVSLTENQKRNTMNSFISIFEIPATDISRAITFYQAILGIQIEKLDMPEMQMGIFPYEDQAVTGVIIKAEGYLPSADGVTIYLNGGNNLQTILDKVEENGGKVIVPKTPHADDSGYFALFHDSEGNKMGLHSIN from the coding sequence ATGAAAAGAACAAAGCACATTGCCCTTGCAGCCATGCTGTCCTTTGCTTTTGCTACAGGCTTCAGTCAGAGTAAGCCTGATAACGAAACCCTAAAGGTGAGTTTAACAGAAAATCAAAAGAGAAATACCATGAACAGTTTTATTTCAATTTTCGAAATTCCGGCAACAGATATTTCACGAGCTATTACATTTTATCAAGCCATTTTAGGTATTCAGATCGAGAAACTGGATATGCCGGAAATGCAAATGGGAATCTTCCCATACGAAGACCAGGCAGTTACAGGAGTTATCATCAAAGCGGAGGGCTACCTACCTTCGGCTGATGGTGTAACCATTTACCTCAATGGTGGGAATAACCTGCAAACTATACTGGATAAGGTAGAAGAGAACGGAGGTAAGGTAATCGTACCTAAAACACCACATGCTGATGATAGCGGATATTTTGCCTTATTTCATGATTCGGAGGGGAATAAAATGGGCTTGCATTCTATAAATTAA
- a CDS encoding SMI1/KNR4 family protein, with protein sequence MQEFNFNDFWEDSAYATNKYIGEFPSEELIDSVEKELGYKLPAFYVEMMKLQNGGIPKNTCFPTKESTSWANDHVAITGILGIGRDKTYSLCGGLGSQFMIDEWGYPDIGICICNCPSAGHDMIMLDYRKNGWDGEPEVVHVDQESDYRITFLAENFESFIKGLVHADVYDTSVEDLKETLEELKTGSYSDLLKELLQNEEGLDRQLRNLLIKLTEKKGYFALHADELSHLVYDVQFYLYSKHKKVSSKEEYLKEYPQMIAFGNNEITTNGYAPGFVEDWINLRMENQEIKKKLFGGFKFEKEYEAKVINELKRHD encoded by the coding sequence ATGCAAGAATTTAATTTCAATGACTTCTGGGAAGATAGTGCTTACGCGACGAATAAATATATTGGTGAGTTTCCGTCAGAGGAACTGATAGATTCTGTTGAAAAGGAATTAGGCTACAAGCTTCCTGCCTTTTATGTCGAAATGATGAAACTTCAAAATGGAGGCATCCCCAAAAACACCTGTTTCCCAACCAAAGAATCAACTTCATGGGCAAATGACCACGTGGCAATAACAGGAATATTAGGGATTGGGAGAGACAAAACTTACTCATTATGTGGTGGGCTGGGTAGCCAGTTTATGATTGATGAATGGGGTTATCCTGACATAGGTATATGTATTTGTAATTGCCCTTCGGCCGGACATGACATGATCATGCTTGACTATAGAAAAAACGGCTGGGATGGTGAACCCGAAGTAGTCCATGTTGATCAGGAATCAGATTACCGAATTACCTTTCTTGCTGAAAATTTTGAGTCCTTTATTAAAGGGTTAGTCCATGCTGATGTGTATGATACGTCCGTAGAGGATCTAAAAGAAACACTGGAGGAATTGAAAACAGGGAGCTATTCGGACCTGTTGAAGGAGTTACTGCAGAATGAAGAGGGACTGGACAGGCAGTTGAGGAACCTGTTGATAAAACTGACAGAAAAGAAGGGGTATTTTGCACTTCATGCGGATGAATTGTCCCATTTAGTATATGATGTGCAGTTTTATCTTTACTCAAAGCACAAAAAGGTCTCATCCAAAGAAGAATATCTTAAAGAATACCCACAAATGATTGCATTTGGGAATAATGAAATAACCACTAACGGCTACGCCCCAGGTTTTGTGGAAGATTGGATTAACCTTCGAATGGAGAATCAGGAGATAAAGAAAAAATTATTCGGAGGATTTAAATTTGAAAAGGAGTATGAGGCGAAGGTTATTAACGAACTAAAAAGGCATGATTAA
- a CDS encoding ABC-F family ATP-binding cassette domain-containing protein, whose translation MISVDALTVEFSGSALFSNISFNINENDRIALMGKNGAGKSTLLKIIAGVNAPTRGKISAPKDAVIAYLPQHLLTEDNCSVFEEASKAFSKVLGMKDRIEALNKELETRTDYESEEYFKIIEEVSELSEKYYSIEEVNFDAEVEKTLLGLGFLRSDFTRPTKEFSGGWRMRIELAKILLQKPDLILLDEPTNHMDIESIQWLEDFLVNNAKAVIVISHDKTFVDNITNRTIEVTMGRIYDYKVNYTQYLQLRKERREQQQKAYDEQQKQIAEIQTFIERFKGTYSKTLQVQSRVKMLEKMELIEVDEVDTSHLNLKFPPAPRSGNYPVIAEDVCKSYGDHVVFKDASMTIERGQKVAFVGKNGEGKSTMIKAIMGEIDYEGKLQAGHNCMIGYFAQNQASLLDEDLTVFQTIDNIAQGDIRTKIKDLLGAFMFSGDAIDKKVKVLSGGEKTRLAMIKLLLQPVNLLILDEPTNHLDIRTKDILKEALQSFDGTLILVSHDRDFLDGLATKVFEFGNKRIREHFEDINGFLRNKKLENLREIERKTA comes from the coding sequence ATGATCTCTGTTGACGCTCTCACGGTCGAGTTTAGTGGCTCGGCGCTTTTCAGTAATATTTCTTTTAACATCAATGAAAATGACCGTATCGCCCTGATGGGTAAGAACGGGGCAGGAAAATCTACGCTGCTCAAGATCATTGCGGGGGTGAACGCACCTACAAGGGGCAAGATATCTGCGCCCAAGGATGCGGTAATTGCTTATCTGCCCCAACACCTTCTTACTGAAGATAATTGTTCAGTTTTTGAAGAAGCATCAAAGGCTTTTTCAAAAGTATTGGGGATGAAAGACCGTATTGAAGCCCTTAATAAAGAGCTTGAGACGCGCACAGATTATGAATCTGAAGAGTACTTCAAAATAATAGAAGAGGTATCTGAGCTTAGTGAAAAGTATTACTCCATAGAAGAGGTCAACTTTGACGCTGAAGTTGAGAAAACTTTATTAGGGCTTGGCTTCCTGAGAAGCGATTTTACCAGACCTACCAAGGAGTTTAGCGGTGGCTGGCGTATGCGCATAGAGCTGGCTAAAATCCTGCTGCAAAAGCCTGACCTGATCTTGCTCGATGAGCCTACTAACCATATGGACATAGAGTCTATCCAGTGGCTGGAGGACTTCCTGGTCAATAATGCCAAAGCGGTAATTGTAATCTCACACGACAAAACTTTTGTTGACAATATCACCAACCGCACTATTGAAGTTACCATGGGCCGTATCTATGACTACAAGGTCAATTATACGCAGTACCTTCAGCTGCGTAAAGAGCGTCGTGAACAGCAGCAAAAAGCGTATGATGAACAACAAAAGCAGATTGCTGAAATCCAGACCTTTATAGAAAGGTTTAAAGGCACTTACTCCAAGACATTGCAGGTTCAGTCGAGGGTTAAGATGCTAGAAAAAATGGAGCTCATTGAGGTGGATGAAGTAGATACATCTCACCTGAATCTGAAATTCCCACCTGCTCCGCGTTCTGGCAACTACCCGGTAATTGCGGAGGATGTCTGCAAATCGTATGGCGACCATGTGGTGTTTAAAGATGCTTCCATGACTATTGAAAGAGGCCAGAAAGTAGCTTTTGTGGGGAAAAATGGTGAGGGTAAGTCGACCATGATCAAGGCCATTATGGGTGAGATTGATTATGAGGGCAAACTTCAGGCTGGTCATAACTGTATGATCGGCTACTTTGCTCAAAATCAGGCGTCATTGCTGGACGAGGACCTTACGGTATTCCAGACAATCGATAATATAGCACAAGGTGACATCAGAACTAAGATCAAGGATCTTTTAGGGGCCTTTATGTTTAGCGGTGATGCTATCGACAAGAAAGTAAAGGTCTTATCTGGTGGTGAAAAAACCCGCCTTGCCATGATCAAACTTCTTTTGCAACCGGTTAACTTATTGATTCTTGATGAGCCTACTAACCACCTGGATATAAGGACAAAAGACATTCTTAAAGAAGCGCTTCAAAGCTTTGATGGCACTTTGATCCTGGTATCGCACGACAGGGATTTTCTGGATGGACTGGCTACCAAAGTTTTTGAGTTTGGCAACAAACGTATCCGTGAGCATTTTGAGGATATTAATGGGTTCCTGAGAAACAAGAAGCTGGAAAATCTTCGGGAGATAGAGAGGAAAACAGCTTAG